The proteins below are encoded in one region of Hordeum vulgare subsp. vulgare chromosome 3H, MorexV3_pseudomolecules_assembly, whole genome shotgun sequence:
- the LOC123445762 gene encoding protein IQ-DOMAIN 2-like isoform X1, producing the protein MGKKPKWLGAVKKAFSPESKDQQKLQRRLAAAAGGTSAPYPPDLTPSASYLEARASSAPPPLRYPDDFPEASLPPPPLPLPAPAPAPAPLPVPQTQTQEEHEIQHAAAAPPTDAPLPAAAAPPQAQAAIVQAPSSSPTLSRELAATKIQTAFRGHLARRALRALKGLVRLKSLVQGHSVKRQATSTLRCMQTLSRVQSKIRTRRIKMSEENQALQRQLLLNQELETLRMGDQWNTSLQSREQIEASMVSKQEAAARRERALAYAFSHQWKSTSRSANPMFVDPSNPHWGWSWLERWMASRPFDGRNGASEKEGSSVDRTSVNSTSLSMNLGEGEMITKADNNAYSLNPVDDGKPAASTPKPSVPASRQSPSTPSPVPARKKSTAPKSGDGDGGDDARSVVSTVRSERPRRHSIGASSVRDDASLSGSSPSVPSYMAATKSASARAKSRGQSPTLSEGAAHVETLEKGWSSVGSAKKRLSFPAGTPPPVPAPRRHSGPPKVRQAAVEGGTEERDSALV; encoded by the exons atggGGAAGAAGCCCAAGTGGCTGGGCGCCGTCAAGAAGGCATTCAGCCCCGAATCAAAGGACCAG CAGAAATTGCAGAGGAGgttggccgccgccgccggcggcaCCAGCGCACCCTACCCGCCGGATCTGACGCCCTCCGCCTCCTACCTCGAGGCCCGTGCCTCCTCAGCTCCCCCACCCCTCCGCTACCCCGACGACTTCCCGGAGGCCTcacttccacctcctcctcttcctcttcctgctCCTGCCCCGGCCCCGGCCCCGCTCCCCGTCCCTCAAACTCAAACCCAAGAGGAGCATGAAATTCAGCATGCCGCCGCCGCGCCACCCACGGATGCGCCGCtccctgccgccgccgcaccaccaCAGGCTCAGGCTGCCATCGTGCaggctccttcttcctctcctaccCTGTCCAGGGAGCTCGCCGCCACCAAGATCCAGACCGCCTTCCGAGGTCACCTG GCAAGAAGGGCACTGCGGGCATTGAAAGGGCTGGTCAGACTCAAGTCGCTGGTCCAAGGCCACTCCGTCAAGCGCCAGGCCACTAGCACGCTTCGCTGTATGCAGACTCTATCACGAGTCCAGTCCAAGATACGGACGAGGAGGATCAAGATGTCCGAGGAGAACCAGGCCCTTCAGCGCCAGCTCTTGTTGAACCAGGAACTAGAGACTCTCAGG ATGGGGGATCAGTGGAATACCAGCCTGCAGTCCAGGGAGCAAATCGAGGCCAGCATGGTGAGCAAGCAAGAGGCTGCAGCTAGAAGAGAGCGGGCTCTCGCATACGCATTCTCCCACCAG tggAAGAGCACCTCGAGGTCTGCGAACCCAATGTTTGTAGACCCAAGCAACCCGCACTGGGGCTGGAGCTGGCTGGAGCGGTGGATGGCGTCGAGGCCGTTTGACGGTAGAAATGGTGCGTCCGAGAAGGAGGGCAGCAGCGTCGACCGCACGTCGGTGAACAGCACAAGCCTGAGCATGAACCTCGGCGAAGGGGAGATGATCACAAAGGCCGACAACAATGCGTACTCTTTGAACCCGGTTGATGATGGCAAGCCGGCGGCTTCGACTCCGAAGCCGTCCGTTCCTGCCTCCAGGCAGTCCCCTTCGACGCCCTCGCCGGTGCCGGCGAGGAAGAAGAGCACGGCGCCGAAGAGTGGAGACGGTGACGGCGGAGATGACGCGAGGAGCGTGGTCAGCACTGTGCGGTCGGAGCGGCCCCGGAGGCACAGCATCGGTGCATCCAGCGTGCGTGACGATGCTAGCCTGTCAGGCTCTTCCCCTTCGGTGCCGAGCTACATGGCGGCCACCAAGTCGGCGTCGGCCAGGGCCAAGTCCCGTGGGCAGAGCCCGACGCTGAGCGAGGGAGCCGCTCACGTTGAGACGCTGGAGAAAGGATGGTCTTCTGTGGGTTCAGCGAAGAAGCGGCTGTCCTTTCCGGCTGGGACGCCGCCGCCGGTGCCGGCACCGAGGAGGCACTCCGGCCCTCCAAAGGTGCGGCAGGCGGCCGTTGAAGGTGGCACTGAGGAACGGGACTCTGCACTCGTGTGA
- the LOC123445762 gene encoding protein IQ-DOMAIN 2-like isoform X2, protein MGKKPKWLGAVKKAFSPESKDQKLQRRLAAAAGGTSAPYPPDLTPSASYLEARASSAPPPLRYPDDFPEASLPPPPLPLPAPAPAPAPLPVPQTQTQEEHEIQHAAAAPPTDAPLPAAAAPPQAQAAIVQAPSSSPTLSRELAATKIQTAFRGHLARRALRALKGLVRLKSLVQGHSVKRQATSTLRCMQTLSRVQSKIRTRRIKMSEENQALQRQLLLNQELETLRMGDQWNTSLQSREQIEASMVSKQEAAARRERALAYAFSHQWKSTSRSANPMFVDPSNPHWGWSWLERWMASRPFDGRNGASEKEGSSVDRTSVNSTSLSMNLGEGEMITKADNNAYSLNPVDDGKPAASTPKPSVPASRQSPSTPSPVPARKKSTAPKSGDGDGGDDARSVVSTVRSERPRRHSIGASSVRDDASLSGSSPSVPSYMAATKSASARAKSRGQSPTLSEGAAHVETLEKGWSSVGSAKKRLSFPAGTPPPVPAPRRHSGPPKVRQAAVEGGTEERDSALV, encoded by the exons atggGGAAGAAGCCCAAGTGGCTGGGCGCCGTCAAGAAGGCATTCAGCCCCGAATCAAAGGACCAG AAATTGCAGAGGAGgttggccgccgccgccggcggcaCCAGCGCACCCTACCCGCCGGATCTGACGCCCTCCGCCTCCTACCTCGAGGCCCGTGCCTCCTCAGCTCCCCCACCCCTCCGCTACCCCGACGACTTCCCGGAGGCCTcacttccacctcctcctcttcctcttcctgctCCTGCCCCGGCCCCGGCCCCGCTCCCCGTCCCTCAAACTCAAACCCAAGAGGAGCATGAAATTCAGCATGCCGCCGCCGCGCCACCCACGGATGCGCCGCtccctgccgccgccgcaccaccaCAGGCTCAGGCTGCCATCGTGCaggctccttcttcctctcctaccCTGTCCAGGGAGCTCGCCGCCACCAAGATCCAGACCGCCTTCCGAGGTCACCTG GCAAGAAGGGCACTGCGGGCATTGAAAGGGCTGGTCAGACTCAAGTCGCTGGTCCAAGGCCACTCCGTCAAGCGCCAGGCCACTAGCACGCTTCGCTGTATGCAGACTCTATCACGAGTCCAGTCCAAGATACGGACGAGGAGGATCAAGATGTCCGAGGAGAACCAGGCCCTTCAGCGCCAGCTCTTGTTGAACCAGGAACTAGAGACTCTCAGG ATGGGGGATCAGTGGAATACCAGCCTGCAGTCCAGGGAGCAAATCGAGGCCAGCATGGTGAGCAAGCAAGAGGCTGCAGCTAGAAGAGAGCGGGCTCTCGCATACGCATTCTCCCACCAG tggAAGAGCACCTCGAGGTCTGCGAACCCAATGTTTGTAGACCCAAGCAACCCGCACTGGGGCTGGAGCTGGCTGGAGCGGTGGATGGCGTCGAGGCCGTTTGACGGTAGAAATGGTGCGTCCGAGAAGGAGGGCAGCAGCGTCGACCGCACGTCGGTGAACAGCACAAGCCTGAGCATGAACCTCGGCGAAGGGGAGATGATCACAAAGGCCGACAACAATGCGTACTCTTTGAACCCGGTTGATGATGGCAAGCCGGCGGCTTCGACTCCGAAGCCGTCCGTTCCTGCCTCCAGGCAGTCCCCTTCGACGCCCTCGCCGGTGCCGGCGAGGAAGAAGAGCACGGCGCCGAAGAGTGGAGACGGTGACGGCGGAGATGACGCGAGGAGCGTGGTCAGCACTGTGCGGTCGGAGCGGCCCCGGAGGCACAGCATCGGTGCATCCAGCGTGCGTGACGATGCTAGCCTGTCAGGCTCTTCCCCTTCGGTGCCGAGCTACATGGCGGCCACCAAGTCGGCGTCGGCCAGGGCCAAGTCCCGTGGGCAGAGCCCGACGCTGAGCGAGGGAGCCGCTCACGTTGAGACGCTGGAGAAAGGATGGTCTTCTGTGGGTTCAGCGAAGAAGCGGCTGTCCTTTCCGGCTGGGACGCCGCCGCCGGTGCCGGCACCGAGGAGGCACTCCGGCCCTCCAAAGGTGCGGCAGGCGGCCGTTGAAGGTGGCACTGAGGAACGGGACTCTGCACTCGTGTGA